AAATCAGATCGACTTTTTAATTTAGGATTTGTTTGCTTCTTTGCAAATAAAATAAGCAAAAAAGTGGCTTTCAGCCCCCTTGCAAATTAGTTTTGACTTTCGGAATCGGGTGAGGTTTTTCTTTGCCAGCGAGTTATTCCATATAAAAGTGAACCGAATAAAACGAATGCAGCGGTCATCAACCAGGTTCTCAAATCTGCCTGCAACGAAAGCCAAATGCAGACGACAAACGCAAAAGCCGGCACAAAGTACCCACCCGGAACTTTAAAGCCATCCGAATCTGACCCGAACATTTTTTTCAGCCGCGGTAAAGCCGCGATCGTAATTCCGAAGCCAAGCAAGCGGGCCAATGAGCTCATAATCGCCAACCAGGCAAAGCTGCCGGAAACCGCCAGAAAGAAACCGACACCGCCAAGAAATAAGATAGAGGCTGAGGGGGTTTTGTACTTTTCGTGTACTTTCCCAAACCAGGCGGGAAGCAAATTCTCCTTTGCTAACGCGTAAGTCATGCGCGGCGCCGCGATAACAATGGCCGACAAATTACCCGCAATAGAAAAGAATGCCGCCAAAGTCATGATTTGGGCGCCGCTTGAACCAAACATTACTTTTGCAACATCAGCGAGAGGTGTTTTTGTCTGTCCCAAATCCGGCAAAACAGATATACAAATTGTTTGAATGAGCACATAAAGAACACCGGTAGCGAGAAGGGTTTTGATGAGAGCTTGTGGAATATCTTTCCTGGGATTCCGGCACTCACCTGCGGGAATGACCGCCCCTTCAAACCCCACATAGGCGTAGACCACCAGCAGCAGGCTTTCGGCAAACCTGTCGAACCCGGATGCTGAGAGCGCCGTAAATTTTTCCGGCGCTATATAAACAAATCCGAACCCAATAAACAAAAGCAGCGGCGCCAGTTTTAGCACAGTCAACAAATTAGTTACACTCATTCCTTTTTTGACGCCCATCACATTGATTGAGGTGAGAACGAGAAAGCAAATTGCAAGGGCAACGATGCGTCCAACCCCATCCTGCACGCCAGTCCAGAAAAACCCGGCGTAACTCACCAGAATATTGCTGTTGGCAGCAAAAGCAGTCATCCGCCCGAGGTAAAGCAGCCAACCCGCTTGAAATCCAACAAATGGCCCAAACGCCGTCCCGGCATATAAAACCGGGCCGCCTGTTTTTCTGAAATAGCTTGCAGCCTGCCCAAATGAAGTTACCACTGAAAGCATCAGCACGCCGCAAATCACAAAAATAAGTGGACTGAGTGCTCCGGTCCGTTCAGCGACCGCAGAAGGAAGCGCAAAAATTCCAGCTCCAATTATGCCGTTCAGGACAAGCGTTGCCAGGCCGATGCGGGTAATATCCCGTTTTAAATTTTCGTCAGGAGCAACGTTCAAAAATGTTCCTTTAAGTTTTGAGAGATAGAGGAGAAAAATATAAGACTTCCAACAATGAAAAAATATTTAGTAAAAAAGCAATCAAAAAACAAGGGCAAGCACTTATTTCGCACACAAATTATAAAATTTTAGAAATGCTTGACATTGTATGAACAAATTCGTAACCAATCATAAAAAAAAACAACTTTTAAAATCATGACATTGAAAAAGATTCACAAGTTGCCCCGGGGTATTTTTGCAGCAAGCCTGACTCCTTTAAAAAGTAATTTGTCCATTGACACGGAACTGATGCTTGAGCATTGTCACTACTTGCTGCAAAACGGCTGTGACGGCCTGGTGATTTTTGGCACCACCGGCGAAGCAAACTCCTTTTCAGTCAGGGAACGAATTGAACTGCTCGATGTACTTCTTGCCGGCGGCCTTCCTCCGTATAAATTACTGGTAGGAACTGGCTGCTGTGCACTGCCGGACTCAGTTGAGCTGACCCAGCATGCCGTGAAAAATGGTGTCGGTGGCGTGCTGGTACTTCCGCCATTCTACTATAAGAATATCAGTGATGAGGGAATTTTTAATGCATTCGATCGCCTTATTCATCAGGTCAATGATGATCGGCTAAGAGTCTATCTTTATCACTTCCCCAAAATGGCGGTTATCTCTTTTTCCCACTCAACTATTCAGCGAATGGTCGAAACATTTCCAAACATCATCGTCGGTATGAAAGATTCCAGCGGAGATTTTGAGAACATGAAAAAAAACCACAATGTATTTCCCGGCTTTGATGTTTACGCCGGTACTGAGCTGGTTTTGAGCGACATTTTACAAATCGGCGCTGCCGGATGTGTTTCCGCATCCATCAATTTAACCAGCCGCCTTGCAGCAGGAGTCAAGAACGCTTTTCCCGGCGAGGAGTTCAAGGTGCTTCAAGAAAAATTGCATGCAATCAGAAAAGAATTCGAGAA
This portion of the candidate division KSB1 bacterium genome encodes:
- a CDS encoding amino acid permease codes for the protein MNVAPDENLKRDITRIGLATLVLNGIIGAGIFALPSAVAERTGALSPLIFVICGVLMLSVVTSFGQAASYFRKTGGPVLYAGTAFGPFVGFQAGWLLYLGRMTAFAANSNILVSYAGFFWTGVQDGVGRIVALAICFLVLTSINVMGVKKGMSVTNLLTVLKLAPLLLFIGFGFVYIAPEKFTALSASGFDRFAESLLLVVYAYVGFEGAVIPAGECRNPRKDIPQALIKTLLATGVLYVLIQTICISVLPDLGQTKTPLADVAKVMFGSSGAQIMTLAAFFSIAGNLSAIVIAAPRMTYALAKENLLPAWFGKVHEKYKTPSASILFLGGVGFFLAVSGSFAWLAIMSSLARLLGFGITIAALPRLKKMFGSDSDGFKVPGGYFVPAFAFVVCIWLSLQADLRTWLMTAAFVLFGSLLYGITRWQRKTSPDSESQN
- a CDS encoding dihydrodipicolinate synthase family protein produces the protein MKKIHKLPRGIFAASLTPLKSNLSIDTELMLEHCHYLLQNGCDGLVIFGTTGEANSFSVRERIELLDVLLAGGLPPYKLLVGTGCCALPDSVELTQHAVKNGVGGVLVLPPFYYKNISDEGIFNAFDRLIHQVNDDRLRVYLYHFPKMAVISFSHSTIQRMVETFPNIIVGMKDSSGDFENMKKNHNVFPGFDVYAGTELVLSDILQIGAAGCVSASINLTSRLAAGVKNAFPGEEFKVLQEKLHAIRKEFEKHPMIPALKQMMARKTGNASWINLRPPLMPLSERDGRALAEALDAVQFSDSCSD